One stretch of Pieris brassicae chromosome 8, ilPieBrab1.1, whole genome shotgun sequence DNA includes these proteins:
- the LOC123713310 gene encoding uncharacterized protein LOC123713310 yields the protein MNNFFMVTVLYLSLYQCNLVLSRKIIKKVWIFKEFQHGVIHPFSPISLIKEAITPLGTLSVEHLIEKRDLHHEHTRKARDAEDIELPNIEQVVEPDAVIETQKEILSQNKFLTDIILTRVEFHRGKPVDAIKLQSITFPGETNQDSVGSLSTDINSDSVAQASSKESVIENEPESEPPKETEKIDGESEKFTEPKADVELISNVEEKKNEEEDKKEKLQDGKESQLELLETTDEKVSGEVAQGSEESPGVIENRETVSEAINDNVGAIPVKSEPLVEVTPKPIETPALPVSPLPQPIYIPLYTDVKTPVPIPVQPVISEVVVTATPVVVVTEKEVVVAPPPPPPVQTETTVIQTEQTPGLFTRGSRFMLNVSSRILRKLLRLVSRVQSRIPLPPAEA from the exons atgaataacttttttatg gtCACAGTGCTGTACTTATCCCTTTATCAGTGTAACCTAGTGCTAAGTaggaaaattataaagaaagtaTGGATATTCAAGGAATTTCAGCACGGAGTCATCCATCCCTTTAGTCCGATATCATTAATAAAGGAAGCAATTACGCCCTTAGGAACATTGAGCGTCGAACATCTCATCGAAAAAAGAGATTTACATCATGAACACACACGAAAAGCAAGAGATGCTGAAGATATTGAACTACCAAATATTGAACAAGTAGTTGAACCAGATGCTGTAATTGAAacacaaaaagaaatattgtcTCAAAACAAGTTTCTTACCGATATTATTTTGACACGCGTGGAGTTTCATAGGGGTAAACCAGTTGATGCTATTAAGTTACAATCTATTACATTTCCTGGTGAAACAAATCAAGATAGTGTAGGTTCATTATCCACAGATATAAACTCAGATTCAGTGGCGCAAGCTTCATCGAAAGAAAGTGTAATTGAAAATGAACCTGAAAGCGAACCTCCAAAGGAAACTGAGAAAATAGATGGCGAAAGCGAAAAATTTACTGAACCAAAAGCAGATGTAGAACTAATCAGTAATGTAGAAGAGAAGAAAAACGAAGAGGAAGATAAAAAAGAGAAGCTTCAAGACGGTAAAGAATCACAATTAGAACTCTTAGAAACCACAGATGAAAAGGTATCTGGTGAAGTGGCGCAAGGTTCTGAGGAATCACCAGGTGTAATTGAGAATAGGGAGACCGTATCAGAGGCAATAAATGATAATGTAGGGGCTATACCGGTTAAATCTGAACCTCTAGTTGAAGTTACTCCAAAACCTATAGAAACTCCAGCACTTCCAGTGAGTCCGTTACCACAGCCAATATATATTCCATTATACACGGATGTTAAGACACCCGTGCCCATTCCTGTTCAGCCTGTGATATCGGAAGTAGTTGTTACAGCAACGCCGGTAGTAGTTGTTACAGAAAAGGAAGTGGTAGTCGCACCTCCACCTCCACCACCAGTACAAACAGAAACAACTGTGATCCAAACAGAACAAACTCCAGGTTTATTTACTCGTGGGTCACGTTTTATGTTAAACGTTAGCTCTCGTATTTTAAGGAA